The following proteins come from a genomic window of Maylandia zebra isolate NMK-2024a linkage group LG22, Mzebra_GT3a, whole genome shotgun sequence:
- the LOC143414576 gene encoding uncharacterized protein LOC143414576, whose protein sequence is MDGFLLPLSSANGLPTPHMQSIQEEAPQIAQDHGLNFIAQGLRLDSSNQLSPSNSGDPQSPLHVSIRRIKVVDDLLAVFMDSRILNVTLKMNFVNENAVDDAGVSREVYTAFWEQFLEQCEGENERVPRLRPDFSEAEWQAVGQIWVKGLLDHGVFPVRLSRAFILACIHGMDSVDVDILIASFLNYLPPVERSAVEKALQGTMDENDEEDLLDLFTRMGSHFLPPKNNMQPAIETMAHKAILQEPKYIMDCFSTPMAHLQLKLADKESVLSLYETKKATGKRLVQLFEATKIMLSHGEQTTFNHLQRYVKNADETKAEKILRFCTGSSVICVDKILVCFNAETGLNRRPVAHTCGATLEVPCTYSSYPEFRTEFDNVLSSNYFEMDII, encoded by the exons ATGGATGGTTTCCTGCTACCATTGTCTTCAGCTAATGGCTTGCCCACACCCCATATGCAGTCAATACAAGAGGAAGCACCCCAGATTGCACAG GACCATGGACTGAATTTCATCGCACAAGGTTTGCGTTTAGATTCAAGCAACCAACTTTCCCCATCAAATTCAGGAGACCCACAGAGCCCCCTACATGTATCAATTCGCAGGATAAAAGTTGTTGATGATCTTTTGGCTGTATTTATGGACAGTCGCATTCTGAATGTGACTTTAAAGATGAACTTTGTAAATGAAAATGCTGTTGATGATGCTGGGGTGTCAAGGGAGGTTTACACTGCATTTTGGGAGCAATTTTTGGAACAGTGTGAAGGTGAAAATGAACGAGTTCCAAGGCTGAGGCCAGACTTTAGTGAGGCTGAATGGCAAGCAGTTGGGCAGATATGGGTGAAAGGCTTACTAGACCATGGTGTCTTTCCAGTGAGGCTGTCAAGGGCTTTCATTTTAGCCTGCATCCACGGAATGGACTCAGTTGATGTAGACATTCTGATTGCATCGTTTCTCAACTATCTGCCTCCTGTTGAGAGATCAGCTGTTGAGAAGGCTCTCCAAGGCACAATGGATGAAAATGATGAAGAGGACCTGCTTGACCTTTTTACAAGGATGGGTTCCCACTTCCTACCACCTAAGAACAACATGCAGCCTGCCATTGAAACAATGGCTCATAAGGCCATTCTCCAAGAGCCAAAGTATATAATGGATTGCTTCTCCACACCCATGGCACATCTGCAGCTGAAACTGGCAGACAAGGAAAGTGTGTTATCTCTGTATGAGACAAAGAAGGCCACAGGCAAAAGACTAGTGCAGCTATTTGAAGCAACAAAAATCATGCTGTCTCACGGAGAACAAACAACGTTTAACCATCTTCAGCGTTATGTTAAAAACGCTGATGAAACCAAAGCTGAAAAAATCCTGCGCTTCTGCACAGGATCTTCTGTGATATGTGTTGACAAAATTTTGGTGTGTTTTAATGCTGAAACTGGGCTCAACAGAAGGCCTGTTGCTCACACCTGTGGAGCTACCCTTGAAGTGCCATGCACTTACAGTTCTTATCCTGAATTTCGCACAGAGTTTGACAATGTCCTTTCCAGCAATTACTTTGAAATGGACATCATTTGA
- the LOC143414624 gene encoding uncharacterized protein LOC143414624, which produces MYAKCREHGLRVRKEDVRLVLKELDPRGVALRQARRFRRRNYFSKGPNFIWHMDSYDKLKPYGICINGSIDGFSRKIIWLNAYTTNSNPKVIGGYYIEAVQRLKGCPRVVRGDLGTENGHVRGFQRFLVPVAPNDTPESYLEGASTANQRIEYWWRFLRSQCLEFWLSLFADIRDNGYFDGGFLDKNLLQFCCMGLIQDELDDTAQVWNTHSIRPSANINIPSGRPNVMYTLPELYGTRDFLCPTEEEHVEMCKTECVFRLTKPCDPDVYELCNIIMTESHLTPPTDSYQAVNLYMHLRENIMALV; this is translated from the exons ATGTACGCTAAATGCAGGGAACATGGACTACGCGTGAGGAAAGAGGATGTGCGCTTGGTTTTGAAGGAGCTGGATCCCCGAGGCGTCGCACTGAGGCAAGCAAGACGTTTCAGGCGGAGGAACTATTTTTCAAAAGGGCCGAATTTCATCTGGCACATGGACTCCTACGACAAACTGAAGCCATATGGCATCTGTATCAATGGTAGTATTGACGGTTTCTCGAGAAAAATAATCTGGCTTAATGCATACACAACAAATAGTAATCCGAAAGTGATCGGGGGGTATTACATAGAAGCGGTGCAGCGTTTAAAGGGCTGCCCTAGAGTTGTGAGGGGCGATCTTGGAACTGAAAATGGCCATGTTAGAGGCTTTCAGCGTTTCCTTGTGCCCGTGGCTCCTAACGACACCCCTGAGAGTTACTTGGAGGGAGCAAGTACCGCCAATCAAAGGATTGAATACTGGTGGCGTTTTCTTCGCAGCCAGTGTCTGGAGTTCTGGTTATCCTTATTTGCAGACATCAGAGACAACGGGTACTTTGATGGTGGGTTTCTGGACAAAAACCTCCTTCAGTTTTGTTGCATGGGACTCATCCAG GATGAGCTGGATGACACTGCACAGGTTTGGAATACACactccatcaggccatcagcaAACATCAATATCCCCAGTGGTCGACCTAATGTAATGTATACATTACCTGAGCTCTACGGGACAAGAGACTTCCTTTGCCCCACTGAAGAAGAACATGTTGAAATGTGTAAAACTGAGTGTGTTTTTCGACTGACCAAACCATGTGACCCCGATGTATATGAACTGTGCAATATCATCATGACTGAGTCCCATCTGACTCCACCAACAGACTCATATCAGGCTGTGAACTTGTACATGCATTTAAGAGAGAACATCATGGCATTAGTGTAA